Proteins from a genomic interval of Quercus robur chromosome 9, dhQueRobu3.1, whole genome shotgun sequence:
- the LOC126698555 gene encoding heterogeneous nuclear ribonucleoprotein 1-like — translation MDSDEGKLFIGGIAWDTSEETLTEYFTQYGQVTQAVIMREKPTGRPRGFGFVVFSDPSVLDRVLQDRHTIDGRTVEAKRALSREEQQTSSRTGNFNTGRTSGGGGNFKTKKIFVGGLPSNLAEDGFRQYFETYGQVTDVVIMYDQNTQRPRGFGFITFDTEDAVDRVLHKTFHDLNGKSVEVKRALPKDANPGGGGRSGGYQGYGASGANTNTFDGRTDGSRYMQPQTAAGGFPPYSGYGGAGYGYGAANSGVGYGGYGSYGVSGYGTANAGFGGPMGAYGNPNAPNAGYGTGGPGAVKNTWTNQTPSGYGTSGYGGSAGYGTAAWNAPGSGGAVSAPRGQSPSAASGYGNQGYGYGSYGGSDGSYSGGYGATGGRAGSAPSSNAGGGAGGGEQHGMGGSYMGSGYGDTNGNSGYSNAAWRSDPSQATGGYGGGYGAAQSRQT, via the exons atgGATTCAGACGAAGGAAAGCTATTCATAGGAGGCATAGCATGGGACACCAGCGAAGAAACCTTGACTGAGTACTTTACCCAGTACGGTCAAGTCACCCAAGCCGTTATCATGCGCGAGAAACCCACTGGTCGCCCTCGTGGTTTTGGCTTTGTTGTCTTCTCTGACCCTTCTGTTCTTGACCGTGTCCTCCAGGATAGGCACACCATCGATGGCCGCACC GTGGAGGCAAAAAGGGCTCTATCAAGGGAAGAACAGCAAACTTCCTCTAGAACTGGAAATTTTAACACTGGCAGAACCTCTGGAGGGGGAGGaaattttaagacaaaaaaaatatttgttggaGGATTGCCTTCCAACCTGGCAGAAGATGGATTTCGTCAGTATTTTGAAACTTATGGACAAGTAACTGATGTGGTAATAATGTATGACCAGAACACTCAACGGCCTCGTGGTTTTGGTTTCATAACATTTGACACTGAGGATGCAGTTGATAGAGTTCTTCATAAGACCTTCCATGACTTGAATGGTAAATCAGTCGAGGTAAAACGAGCCCTTCCCAAAGATGCAAATCCAGGTGGTGGGGGCCGTAGTGGGGGCTATCAAGGTTATGGGGCCTCTGGTGCAAATACAAATACGTTTGATGGTCGAACAGATGGAAGTAGATATATGCAGCCTCAAACTGCTGCAGGTGGTTTTCCGCCATATTCTGGCTATGGTGGAGCAGGTTATGGTTATGGAGCTGCTAATAGTGGAGTCGGTTATGGTGGTTATGGCAGTTATGGTGTTAGTGGTTATGGAACTGCAAATGCTGGATTTGGCGGTCCCATGGGGGCATATGGAAACCCAAATGCCCCTAATGCTGGTTATGGAACTGGGGGGCCAGGTGCAGTAAAAAATACTTGGACAAATCAAACTCCTTCTGGGTATGGCACATCAGGCTATGGTGGAAGTGCTGGGTATGGAACTGCAGCCTGGAATGCTCCAGGTAGTGGTGGTGCTGTTTCTGCTCCAAGGGGTCAATCCCCAAGTGCAGCTTCTGGGTATGGGAATCAAGGCTATGGATATGGTAGTTATGGTGGAAGTGACGGTTCTTATTCTGGTGGGTATGGGGCTACAGGGGGACGTGCTGGAAGTGCCCCAAGTAGCAATGCTGGTGGTGGTGCTGGTGGTGGAGAGCAACATGGAATGGGTGGTAGCTACATGGGAAGTGGCTATGGTGACACAAATGGAAATTCGGGGTACTCCAATGCAGCATGGAGATCTGACCCTTCACAAGCCACTGGGGGTTATGGTGGTGGATACGGTGCTGCTCAGTCCAGGCAGACTTAA
- the LOC126698556 gene encoding eisosome protein SEG2-like, with translation MGCFLGCFGSSKDGKRRKPRRNKVQPRDQPRTASCTPAQSAVHSTQEEDSQTPIDITNSQVQDEPERESSFRSRRKVTFNSNVETYEHVLCEEVKNVVPETEGSGKKGQEENIAKSSQTKSSSEENSITSSSVSYPPNHRYQNCRDSDDEFEELDYEESDLDDDNDDDDDDDDDGVLEVNEIYEDDDDGIVESRRRIPVVPVVTEVVDDCPIRCDEREVKPYVYNPNVRDRSAYVHPVLNPVENLTQWKAVKAKGASPLRPQKENFVLNQESEVSFSFKSKTNQSKKSSQEVAVDASLSNWLESSEATPINKSSTITPEISMSQRSTSSRSPEDRPILGALTVEELKQFSSTSSPRRSPSPSPDDMPIIGTVGTYWSHTGSTKNSVSASSYKGIPNTTSKYREDKRVNWHSTPFEARLERALKSGSAEA, from the exons ATGGGTTGTTTTCTTGGTTGTTTTGGTTCTTCCAAAGATGGGAAAAGAAGGAAACCCAGACGCAACAAGGTTCAACCTCGTGATCAACCT AGAACTGCAAGTTGCACGCCTGCGCAATCTGCTGTTCATTCTACTCAAGAAGAGGACTCCCAAACACCCATCGACATCACGAATTCACAAGTCCA GGATGAGCCTGAGAGAGAGTCGAGCTTTAGAAGCAGAAGGAAAGTAACATTCAACTCCAATGTGGAAACCTATGAACATGTTTTGTGTGAGGAAGTCAAGAATGTTGTACCAGAGACTGAAGGCAGTGGGAAAAAGGGGCAGGAGGAAAATATAGCAAAATCAAGTCAAACAAAGTCTTCTTCAGAAGAAAATTCAATCACTTCAAGTTCAGTATCTTATCCTCCGAATCATAGATACCAGAATTGCAGGGACAGTGATGATGAGTTTGAAGAATTAGATTATGAGGAGAGTGATCTTGATGATGACAATGACGatgacgacgacgacgacgatgaTGGGGTACTTGAGGTGAATGAAATttatgaggatgatgatgatggaatTGTTGAGTCAAGGAGAAGAATTCCTGTTGTTCCTGTGGTTACCGAGGTGGTTGATGATTGTCCAATAAGATGTGATGAACGGGAGGTTAAGCCATATGTGTATAACCCGAATGTTCGAGATAGGAGTGCTTATGTTCATCCTGTGTTAAACCCTGTCGAAAATCTTACGCAATGGAAAGCTGTTAAAGCTAAAGGGGCATCACCATTGAGGCCTCAGAAAgagaattttgttttgaatcaaGAATCTGAGGTTTCATTCAGTTTTAAGTCAAAAACTAATCAATCCAAGAAGTCAAGCCAGGAAGTAGCAGTTGATGCTAGCCTTTCCAACTGGTTGGAATCATCTGAGGCGACTCCCATCAATAAGTCTAGCACCATTACACCTGAGATAAGCATGTCACAACGATCAACCTCATCAAGGAGCCCAGAAGATAGACCTATTTTGGGAGCATTAACTGTTGAAGAACTCAAACAGTTTTCGTCTACTTCTTCACCAAGGAGGTCACCAAGTCCAAGCCCCGATGACATGCCTATAATAGGGACTGTTGGGACCTACTGGAGTCACACTGGCTCTACCAAGAATTCTGTCTCAGCCTCTTCCTACAAAGGAATCCCAAACACAACCAGCAAGTACAGAGAG GATAAGAGAGTGAATTGGCACTCTACTCCATTTGAGGCAAGGTTGGAGAGAGCTTTGAAAAGTGGTTCTGCTGAGGCTTAA
- the LOC126701071 gene encoding MDIS1-interacting receptor like kinase 2-like: MAEDRVDRLEGEVNNLTSMVSEQQKMMKEIQEMLAAMHTRFDNLSSNHSSESSHKRGEGERSSGRFNSGPSGSHGAVIPRVTKLDFPCFNGNEDPTSWICRAEQFFEFQNIVEKEKISLAAYHLEGEAQLWQMGFVREYQSQFERLLSRVGKLPPAQQVGCFISGLKEHLRIDVQALKPASLSAAVGLARLCEAKSQFQHQQPPSKENEEPLPLSLSKVSPTTKTIKKLTPTELKERRDKGLCFNCDEKFAPGHQCKKLFFIEVFVIYWDNNLFLGPLSSNISKLSKLVELCLGNNNFFGPIPGEMDLMSDLQILELYNNSFQGMIPSSIGQLRELQSLDLRKNALNSTIPSELGLCTNLTYLALAVNNLAGPLPLSLSHLTKLTELGLSDNSLSGDISPNLIANWTELVSLELQNNQFSGKIPSEIGLLTKLSYLLMFNNTLSGSIPLEIGNLKDLFALDLSGNQLSGPIPLTLWNLTNLQVLQLFFNNLSGILPPEIGKMKSLVTLDLNTNRLYGQLPETISQLNSLQSFSVFTNNFSGGIPTDFGKYSPDLSYVSFSNNFSGELPSELCSGFALEDLTVNNNSFTGSLPVCLRNCSKLHRVRLDGNEFTGNITEAFGVRQNLNFLTLMDNQFVGHLSSTWGECRNLTNLQMDRNRISGKIPVELGKLTKLQILTLDSNKLSGEIPTELGNIGMLYKLNFSKNHLTGQNPRSVGNLSKLQHLDLSENSLTGNMPIELCNCYGLLSLNLNHNKISGEIPLELGYLRSLQYMLDLSSNSLSGTIPQNLGKLMRVEYLNISHKHLSGRIPETLSSMVSLGSIDFSYNNLMGPIPTGNIFQQAPAKAFVGNSGL, from the exons ATGGCTGAGGATCGTGTGGACAGATTGGAAGGTGAGGTTAACAACTTGACTTCCATGGTTTCGGAACAACAGAAGATGATGAAGGAGATACAGGAAATGCTTGCTGCAATGCATACTCGTTTTGACAACCTTTCGAGTAATCATAGCAGCGAGAGTTCTCACAAGCGTGGTGAGGGGGAAAGGTCTTCAGGTAGATTCAACTCTGGACCATCCGGCTCACATGGTGCTGTCATTCCAAGGGTGACAAAACTAGATTTCCCATGCTTCAACGGAAATGAAGATCCAACTAGTTGGATTTGCCGTGCAGAGCAATTTTTTGAATTCCAAAATATtgttgagaaagaaaaaatttcattggCTGCCTACCATTTGGAGGGGGAAGCACAATTATG GCAAATGGGATTTGTGAGAGAGTATCAAAGTCAATTTGAAAGATTGCTTAGCAGAGTAGGAAAATTACCACCAGCACAACAAGTGGGTTGCTTCATTAGTGGCCTTAAAGAACATCTACGAATTGATGTTCAAGCCCTCAAACCAGCTTCCTTATCTGCTGCAGTGGGCTTAGCTCGCCTCTGTGAAGCCAAGTCCCAATTTCAACATCAACAACCTCCAtctaaagaaaatgaagaacctTTGCCTCTATCTCTTAGCAAAGTGAGTCCTACTACTAAGACTATCAAGAAACTTACACCTACTGAACTCAAAGAGAGGCGAGACAAGGGCTTGTGCTTTAattgtgatgaaaaatttgCACCAGGACATCAATGTAAGAAGCTATTTTTTATTGAG GTATTTGTTATTTACTGGGATAACAACCTGTTCCTAGGACCATTGTCATCAAATATTTCCAAGCTTTCCAAGCTCGTAGAACTTTGCCTAggaaataataatttctttggTCCAATTCCTGGAGAAATGGATTTGATGTCCGATCTTCAAATACTTGAATTGTATAACAATTCATTCCAAGGGATGATTCCTTCCTCAATAGGCCAACTCAGGGAGCTTCAGTCCCTTGATCTTCGAAAAAATGCCTTGAATTCCACAATCCCTTCTGAGCTAGGTCTTTGTACCAACCTCACCTACTTGGCCTTAGCAGTGAACAATCTCGCTGGCCCACTTCCTTTGTCATTGTCCCATCTGACCAAACTTACCGAGTTGGGTTTATCTGATAACTCTCTTTCTGGTGATATTTCACCTAATTTAATTGCCAATTGGACTGAATTAGTTTCATTGGAACTCCAAAATAATCAGTTCTCTGGGAAAATTCCATCAGAAATAGGCCTGTTGACAAAGCTAAGCTATCTTCTTATGTTCAATAATACGCTCTCTGGATCAATTCCCTTAGAGATAGGAAATTTGAAAGATCTATTTGCTTTAGACCTTTCAGGGAACCAGCTTTCCGGTCCAATTCCTCTGACATTGTGGAATCTCACAAACCTTCAAGTCTTACAACTTTTCTTTAACAATCTTAGTGGCATACTTCCACCAGAGATTGGAAAAATGAAGTCTTTGGTTACTCTTGATCTCAACACTAACCGATTGTATGGACAGTTGCCAGAAACCATTTCTCAACTAAATAGTTTGCAGTCATTCTCTGTGTTCACCAATAATTTCTCTGGCGGCATACCCACTGACTTTGGGAAGTATAGTCCTGATCTAAGCTATGTTAGCTTTTCAAACAACTTCTCTGGGGAACTGCCATCTGAATTGTGCAGTGGTTTTGCTCTTGAAGATTTAACGGTGAATAACAATAGCTTTACAGGATCATTGCCAGTGTGCTTGAGGAATTGTTCAAAGCTACATAGAGTCCGGCTTGATGGGAACGAATTCACTGGAAACATCACAGAAGCCTTTGGAGTTCGTCAAAATCTTAATTTCCTCACTCTTATGGACAACCAATTTGTTGGTCATCTCTCATCAACGTGGGGAGAATGTAGAAATCTCACCAATTTACAGATGGACAGAAATAGAATTTCTGGCAAAATCCCTGTTGAGCTTGGGAAGTTAACCAAATTGCAAATTCTAACCCTGGACTCAAACAAACTATCCGGGGAAATTCCAACTGAACTGGGAAATATAGGTATGCTTTACAAGCTTAATTTTAGTAAGAATCATTTGACAGGACAGAATCCTAGGAGTGTAGGAAATTTGTCTAAGCTCCAGCATCTTGATTTGTCAGAGAACAGCCTGACTGGTAACATGCCAATAGAGCTTTGCAATTGTTACGGCTTATTAAGCTTGAACCTAAACCACAACAAGATATCTGGTGAAATACCATTGGAGCTTGGCTACCTAAGATCATTACAGTATATGTTAGATCTCAGCAGTAATTCGCTCTCCGGGACAATACCACAAAACCTTGGAAAGCTTATGAGAGTGGAGTATCTCAATATCTCACATAAGCACCTCTCTGGTAGAATCCCAGAAACATTGTCGAGCATGGTAAGTCTAGGTTCCATAGATTTTTCTTATAACAACTTGATGGGACCAATCCCAACTGGTAACATTTTCCAACAAGCACCAGCAAAAGCTTTTGTTGGAAACTCAGGTCTATAG